In Sphingobacterium sp. PCS056, the following proteins share a genomic window:
- a CDS encoding SLBB domain-containing protein, with product MRRVILWLFVMSLMVSVQAQTNPANIKVDDLTDAQIEQYVKRAELMGYSESQLDGFARAQGVSAVEAQKLKDRLQKIKRNKQQPKNLDARQPAGNATTGRQVNGAAQQDSLKNKKLPQDSLEIDENKLKVFGSDLFKNSDITFEPNLRMATPSSYIIGPDDEILLDISGDNEASYKLPVSPDGNITVEYVGKIAVSGLSVSAAKNKIQSRLSSTYPAIRSGNTHVDVNIGNIRSIRITLTGAVTKPGTYTLPSLATVFNALYASGGPGENGTYRQIQVIRNNQVVTTIDLYDFLANGIQRGNIRLQDQDIIHIPVYGSRVQFEGEVKRPAIFETVSGESLLDLVKYAGGFSEDAYTAKIKVLQKTDKERSVKDIYADQFADYSPKAGDQFIVEPILERFANRISILGAVFRPGLYGMEPGMTLKQLIEQADGVREDAFLERGIINRLRADNTAELINFNVREVLAGTVADIPLKREDKVEIASIFDLRDEYKFTVQGEVRLPGDFPFASNATLGDLIQKAGGLNEAAKNARIEIARRLKNRDVSDPSSSQTIQVDIKDGIVSDLNVELQPYDVITVLGDAGFRTQRQVKIEGEVLFPGIYTISREDERISDIIKRAGGLTSYAYTEGASLKRTGVSKLKAEEKKEKERLKKEMAKDSVEEVESEDEFDKETTAVNANAKNSALAKVSQQQGASATEIEPSDLVGIELNKILINPHQRGDLLVLDGDIITVPKELETVKVMGEVLNPNNVVYVKGKSLKYYVNQAGGFTDNALKKRVFVQYANGAVKGKDGAYPEVKPGAEIVVPKRAPREKMNVQAWVGLGTGIASLAAIIVSLLRN from the coding sequence ATGAGAAGAGTAATATTGTGGTTGTTTGTCATGAGCCTAATGGTTTCGGTACAAGCACAAACCAATCCAGCAAATATTAAAGTGGACGATTTAACGGATGCTCAGATTGAGCAATATGTGAAGCGTGCTGAATTAATGGGCTATAGTGAGTCACAATTGGATGGATTTGCACGTGCTCAAGGTGTATCAGCTGTCGAAGCTCAAAAGCTGAAAGACCGTTTACAGAAAATCAAACGCAATAAGCAACAGCCTAAAAATTTAGATGCAAGGCAACCGGCAGGAAATGCGACTACTGGCCGTCAGGTCAATGGCGCTGCGCAGCAAGATTCTTTAAAAAATAAAAAATTACCTCAGGACTCCTTAGAGATCGATGAAAATAAATTAAAAGTATTTGGTTCAGATCTTTTCAAAAATAGTGATATTACATTTGAGCCCAATTTGCGTATGGCGACGCCAAGCTCTTATATTATTGGACCTGATGATGAGATACTATTAGACATTTCTGGAGATAATGAAGCCTCCTATAAATTGCCGGTCAGCCCAGACGGAAATATAACGGTGGAGTATGTCGGCAAGATTGCGGTCTCAGGTTTATCGGTTTCAGCTGCAAAAAACAAGATTCAATCTCGCTTGAGCAGTACCTATCCTGCCATTCGCTCAGGCAATACGCATGTGGATGTCAATATTGGTAATATTCGGAGTATCCGCATTACACTCACCGGAGCAGTGACCAAACCGGGCACCTATACTTTACCATCTCTAGCGACGGTTTTCAATGCTTTATATGCTTCAGGCGGTCCAGGTGAAAATGGCACATATCGTCAGATTCAAGTGATCCGTAACAATCAGGTGGTGACTACCATTGATTTATATGACTTTTTAGCGAATGGGATCCAACGGGGTAATATTCGTTTACAAGATCAGGATATTATTCATATCCCAGTATACGGCAGTCGTGTGCAGTTTGAAGGTGAGGTGAAACGACCTGCCATCTTTGAGACCGTATCCGGCGAATCTTTATTGGATTTAGTAAAGTATGCAGGCGGCTTTAGCGAAGATGCCTATACCGCCAAGATTAAAGTATTGCAAAAGACCGATAAGGAACGCAGTGTCAAAGATATTTATGCCGATCAGTTTGCCGATTACAGTCCCAAAGCAGGGGATCAGTTTATTGTAGAGCCTATCTTAGAGCGTTTTGCCAATCGTATCAGTATTTTGGGCGCGGTCTTCCGTCCAGGTTTATACGGTATGGAGCCAGGTATGACGTTGAAGCAATTAATAGAACAAGCAGATGGTGTCCGTGAAGATGCCTTTTTAGAGCGAGGCATTATTAACAGACTAAGAGCAGATAACACAGCCGAGTTGATCAATTTCAATGTTCGCGAAGTATTAGCTGGAACTGTTGCAGATATTCCGTTAAAAAGAGAAGATAAAGTAGAGATTGCTTCTATTTTCGATTTAAGAGATGAATATAAATTTACGGTACAAGGTGAAGTACGTTTGCCCGGTGATTTTCCTTTTGCGAGCAATGCGACATTGGGCGATCTGATCCAAAAAGCAGGCGGATTAAATGAAGCCGCTAAAAATGCACGCATTGAGATTGCGCGACGATTAAAAAATCGCGATGTCAGCGATCCAAGTTCTTCACAAACCATCCAAGTCGATATTAAAGACGGTATTGTATCGGATTTGAACGTCGAATTACAACCTTATGATGTCATCACGGTATTAGGTGACGCCGGTTTCCGAACCCAAAGACAAGTAAAGATTGAGGGAGAAGTTTTATTTCCGGGTATCTATACCATTTCAAGAGAAGATGAGCGCATTTCCGATATCATTAAGCGCGCTGGAGGTTTAACATCTTATGCCTACACAGAAGGAGCATCGCTAAAACGTACCGGAGTTTCTAAATTAAAGGCCGAAGAGAAAAAAGAAAAAGAACGTCTAAAAAAGGAAATGGCAAAAGATTCCGTTGAAGAAGTTGAATCGGAGGATGAATTTGATAAAGAAACAACAGCCGTTAATGCCAATGCTAAGAATAGTGCATTAGCAAAGGTGTCACAGCAGCAGGGCGCTTCGGCTACCGAAATTGAGCCAAGTGATTTAGTCGGTATCGAATTGAATAAAATACTTATTAATCCGCATCAGCGAGGAGATTTATTGGTCTTAGATGGTGATATTATTACAGTACCTAAGGAGTTGGAAACGGTTAAGGTAATGGGTGAAGTATTGAACCCTAATAATGTGGTTTATGTCAAGGGTAAAAGCTTAAAATATTATGTCAATCAAGCAGGCGGTTTTACCGACAATGCCTTAAAGAAAAGGGTCTTTGTTCAGTATGCGAATGGAGCGGTTAAAGGAAAAGATGGTGCATATCCCGAAGTAAAACCAGGAGCGGAGATCGTAGTTCCAAAACGTGCTCCTCGAGAGAAAATGAATGTGCAGGCTTGGGTAGGGTTAGGTACAGGTATTGCTTCTTTAGCAGCTATTATTGTCAGTCTTTTAAGAAATTAA
- a CDS encoding lipopolysaccharide biosynthesis protein, translated as MESGNHTTQNSKDEITLKELFLKIHYWFKYLVSKWYLLAAVGIIGGVLGFMYAKSKKPSYTAITTFVLESSEGAGGGALSQYAGVASMMGIDLGGTNGNIFQGDNLLEFYKSRKMLEATLLKVSPSDTSKLLIDTYLSLGKKDVKSQNENKLIVDFKKKFSGNELRLRDSIMSRVIGEITKNHLKVDKLDKKLSILKVEVTSNDEIFSKEFNEALVREVNDFYVQTKIKKSVDNIKILQYKADSVRAVMNGAISRAAVVADATPNMNPTRLAQRAIPTQLSQFSAETNKAILGQLVQNLELAKMTSLREAPLIEIIDEPKFPLSKTQVGKIKFAIVGAVFFIFITTFILILRRFLALIFAT; from the coding sequence ATGGAATCGGGAAATCACACAACTCAAAATTCTAAGGATGAAATCACATTGAAAGAATTGTTTCTTAAAATACATTATTGGTTTAAATACTTAGTCTCCAAATGGTACCTTTTAGCAGCAGTTGGTATAATAGGTGGAGTTTTAGGTTTTATGTATGCTAAATCAAAGAAGCCATCTTATACAGCAATAACTACTTTTGTATTAGAGTCATCAGAGGGTGCTGGGGGCGGTGCGCTATCTCAGTATGCAGGAGTTGCTTCTATGATGGGTATCGATCTTGGAGGAACAAATGGTAATATTTTTCAAGGGGATAATTTACTTGAATTTTATAAATCCAGAAAAATGCTTGAGGCTACCCTTTTGAAAGTTTCACCTTCTGATACCAGTAAGTTGCTGATTGATACATATCTATCGCTAGGAAAGAAGGACGTTAAAAGTCAAAACGAAAATAAACTAATCGTTGATTTTAAAAAGAAATTTAGTGGTAATGAATTACGTCTGCGAGATAGTATTATGAGTCGTGTCATTGGAGAAATCACAAAGAATCATTTAAAAGTTGATAAATTAGATAAGAAGTTGTCGATTTTAAAAGTTGAGGTTACCTCTAATGATGAGATATTTTCAAAAGAATTTAACGAAGCTTTGGTTAGGGAGGTCAATGATTTTTATGTTCAGACTAAAATTAAAAAATCTGTCGATAACATTAAAATTTTGCAGTATAAAGCTGATTCGGTACGCGCTGTGATGAACGGTGCTATATCGAGAGCTGCAGTAGTGGCAGATGCTACACCAAATATGAATCCTACCAGATTAGCACAACGCGCAATACCGACACAACTATCTCAATTTTCTGCTGAAACCAATAAGGCCATTCTCGGCCAATTGGTGCAAAATTTGGAGCTGGCAAAAATGACTTCTTTGCGCGAAGCACCACTAATTGAAATTATAGATGAGCCAAAGTTTCCCTTAAGCAAAACGCAAGTCGGTAAGATTAAATTTGCTATTGTTGGTGCCGTTTTTTTTATTTTTATAACCACATTCATATTGATTCTTAGAAGATTTCTTGCTCTGATATTTGCAACATAA
- a CDS encoding ABC transporter permease produces the protein MKESVNQVEINSEKNQWSSIIKPEESLLSVNLREVWNYRDLLFLLVKRDFVTYFKQTILGPIWFFLNPIFTTIIYTFVFGSIAKISTDGAPPVAFYLSGIVLWNYFSVSVTATSTVFNTNAAIFGKVYFPRLIMPLAIVTSNLMQFGVQFLLLVGVVIYYTIGGELQPNLWILMTPFIVLLMAAFALGVGMIFSSLTTKYKDMTMLLAFGVQLFMYATPVIYPISAMPDRLKPIVALNPLTGIFECFKHAYLGVGEFNISLLIYPTVIIAFVLVIGTFVFNKVQRGFMDTI, from the coding sequence ATGAAGGAATCAGTTAATCAAGTCGAAATCAATTCAGAAAAAAATCAGTGGTCATCGATTATCAAACCTGAAGAGAGTTTGTTATCCGTTAATCTACGCGAAGTTTGGAATTATAGAGATTTGCTATTTTTATTGGTTAAAAGAGATTTCGTCACCTATTTTAAGCAAACAATTTTAGGTCCAATTTGGTTTTTTTTAAATCCTATTTTTACGACGATTATTTACACATTTGTGTTCGGTAGTATTGCAAAGATATCGACAGATGGAGCGCCTCCTGTAGCATTTTATCTTTCAGGGATCGTGCTATGGAATTATTTTTCAGTGAGTGTTACAGCAACATCAACTGTTTTCAATACCAATGCGGCCATTTTTGGAAAGGTATATTTTCCAAGACTTATTATGCCTTTAGCGATTGTGACATCCAATTTAATGCAATTTGGAGTTCAATTTTTATTACTCGTGGGAGTCGTCATCTATTATACCATTGGAGGAGAGTTACAACCTAATTTATGGATCTTAATGACGCCATTTATTGTTTTGCTTATGGCAGCGTTTGCATTAGGAGTAGGTATGATATTTTCTTCGCTTACCACTAAATATAAAGATATGACGATGTTGCTAGCGTTCGGTGTACAGCTATTTATGTACGCGACGCCTGTCATCTATCCAATTTCGGCAATGCCGGATCGTTTAAAACCAATTGTAGCGTTAAATCCATTGACAGGAATTTTTGAATGTTTTAAACATGCCTATTTGGGTGTAGGAGAATTTAATATTTCGTTACTCATCTATCCAACAGTAATTATTGCATTTGTTTTAGTGATAGGGACTTTTGTATTTAACAAAGTGCAACGAGGATTTATGGATACCATTTAA
- a CDS encoding ABC transporter ATP-binding protein, whose product MKKNIALETVDISKQYRLGQVGTGTLSHDLNRFWHKIRGKEDPYLKVGEANDRTVKGDSDYVWALRDISFQIEQGDAVGIIGRNGAGKSTLLKLLSRVTKPTTGEIRYNGRIASLLEVGTGFHPEMTGRENIYLNGAILGMTKREITRKFDEIVDFSGVERYIDTPVKRYSSGMYVRLAFAVAAHLESEILIVDEVLAVGDAEFQKKCLGKMGDVSKGEGRTVLFVSHNMAAVKSLCNSGIFMQNGQVQYTGEINETISKYNEANLNSYSGAFVYKKDVIKGIQIKEILFNNSDTAELNIVAGGILTIAFIFDNLVERQIAFEAKLYDNNDVPVAFFSPTHSCGILNTYTIGEHRLIEEIHFPENITSGTFYLELALTHPNVEYLYLLENRLKINIDGKLTANGNTFVYSDRGLIILD is encoded by the coding sequence ATGAAAAAGAATATAGCTTTAGAAACGGTTGATATATCAAAGCAATATCGTTTAGGTCAGGTTGGAACAGGAACTTTAAGCCACGATTTAAATCGTTTTTGGCACAAAATACGCGGAAAAGAAGATCCTTATCTGAAAGTAGGGGAAGCAAATGATCGCACAGTAAAAGGAGATTCAGACTATGTTTGGGCATTACGTGATATTAGTTTTCAGATCGAACAAGGTGATGCAGTCGGCATAATCGGTCGTAATGGTGCAGGTAAATCCACTTTGTTGAAGTTGCTGTCGCGTGTTACAAAACCGACTACTGGCGAAATCCGTTATAACGGACGCATTGCTTCATTGTTGGAGGTCGGTACGGGATTTCATCCAGAAATGACTGGACGGGAGAATATTTATCTAAATGGAGCGATTTTAGGTATGACGAAGAGAGAAATTACTCGAAAATTTGATGAAATAGTCGATTTTTCAGGAGTGGAGCGTTACATTGATACGCCAGTAAAACGCTATTCTTCGGGTATGTATGTTCGTTTAGCATTTGCAGTTGCAGCTCACCTGGAATCTGAAATTTTGATCGTTGATGAGGTTCTGGCAGTAGGTGATGCTGAGTTTCAGAAAAAATGCTTAGGAAAAATGGGCGATGTTTCTAAAGGAGAAGGCCGTACGGTTTTATTTGTAAGTCATAATATGGCTGCGGTTAAATCTTTATGTAACTCTGGAATATTTATGCAAAATGGTCAAGTCCAGTATACAGGCGAGATAAATGAAACCATTAGTAAGTATAATGAGGCGAATTTGAATAGTTATAGCGGGGCATTCGTTTATAAAAAAGATGTAATTAAGGGGATTCAAATAAAAGAGATTCTCTTCAATAATAGCGATACAGCAGAATTAAACATTGTTGCTGGAGGCATACTGACAATCGCATTTATTTTTGACAATTTAGTGGAAAGACAGATTGCGTTTGAAGCTAAATTGTACGACAATAATGATGTTCCTGTTGCTTTTTTTAGCCCGACTCATTCCTGCGGAATTTTGAATACTTACACGATTGGCGAACACAGACTTATAGAAGAGATTCATTTTCCTGAAAATATAACTTCAGGAACATTTTATTTAGAGCTGGCACTCACTCATCCAAACGTTGAATACCTCTATCTGTTGGAAAACCGATTGAAGATTAATATTGATGGTAAGCTCACAGCAAATGGAAATACATTTGTGTATTCCGATCGCGGTCTGATCATTTTAGATTAA
- a CDS encoding glycosyltransferase family 2 protein has protein sequence MKLSIITINYNNREGLQKTLDSVFGQFCKDFEYIVIDGNSSDGSKELILQNTDQINYWVSESDKGIYNAMNKGIRAAQGEYLLFLNSGDKLVEDVVAMIMQRLHTYDIIYGDWYQVFSENHIQRENFPDLITFNFLAFKYSLPHQSSFIKRDILLKHGLYDESLRMVSDWKFFLDAIFKFNCTYKHLDLPISYYDRNGISSNIDNNDFLQKERCRVIDEGYSNFKYSEEEQNSLFTRLSHFENSRIIKTLRKMKILRF, from the coding sequence ATGAAACTTTCGATAATTACGATTAACTATAATAATAGAGAAGGACTCCAAAAAACATTGGATTCTGTTTTTGGTCAATTCTGTAAGGATTTTGAATATATCGTTATTGATGGAAATTCAAGTGATGGTAGCAAGGAACTGATTCTTCAAAATACAGATCAAATTAATTATTGGGTCTCCGAGTCTGATAAAGGTATTTATAATGCGATGAATAAAGGAATTCGCGCGGCTCAAGGTGAATACTTACTGTTTTTAAATAGTGGTGATAAACTTGTTGAAGACGTTGTCGCTATGATTATGCAAAGGTTGCATACGTACGATATTATTTATGGAGACTGGTATCAAGTATTTAGTGAAAATCATATTCAAAGAGAAAATTTCCCAGATCTGATTACCTTTAATTTTCTTGCGTTTAAATACTCATTACCTCATCAGTCTTCTTTTATAAAGAGGGATATATTGTTGAAGCATGGTCTTTATGATGAATCACTTCGGATGGTTTCGGATTGGAAATTCTTTTTAGATGCTATCTTTAAATTTAACTGTACTTATAAACATCTTGATTTACCCATTAGTTATTACGATAGAAATGGCATTAGTAGCAATATAGATAATAATGATTTTCTACAAAAGGAACGTTGTCGTGTTATTGATGAGGGCTATAGCAACTTTAAATATAGTGAAGAGGAGCAAAACAGCTTATTCACCAGATTAAGTCATTTCGAAAATTCGCGCATTATTAAGACTTTAAGAAAAATGAAAATTCTAAGATTTTAA
- a CDS encoding acyltransferase, with amino-acid sequence MFEKLRGSAFLLALKFYVYNSFASFFPSHKLRLWYLRKVLKISIGQHTSIGMGCFFAGNHIVIGDHTVINRKVYFDGRVASIRIGNNVSVSQETNILTMSHDPRSTDFSAFSQDVVLKDYVWTGFRSIILPGVILGEGSVVGANSLVTKSLDAYGIYVGSPAKKISERNCNLDYTLDYFPYFNTDIQR; translated from the coding sequence ATGTTTGAGAAACTTCGAGGTTCTGCTTTTTTATTGGCATTAAAGTTTTATGTTTATAATTCTTTTGCAAGCTTTTTCCCAAGTCATAAGTTGCGATTATGGTATTTACGAAAGGTTTTAAAAATTAGTATAGGCCAGCATACTTCCATAGGTATGGGCTGTTTTTTTGCAGGTAATCATATTGTGATAGGAGATCATACTGTCATTAATCGCAAGGTCTACTTTGACGGGCGTGTTGCATCTATACGGATAGGAAATAATGTGAGCGTTTCGCAAGAAACCAATATACTTACCATGTCTCATGATCCACGCTCAACGGATTTTTCAGCCTTTAGTCAAGATGTAGTTTTGAAAGATTATGTGTGGACCGGATTTCGATCCATTATCTTGCCCGGAGTTATTTTAGGGGAGGGTTCTGTTGTTGGTGCAAATTCGTTAGTTACCAAATCGTTAGATGCCTATGGCATTTATGTGGGATCGCCCGCTAAGAAAATTTCTGAACGCAATTGTAATTTAGATTATACGCTCGATTATTTTCCATATTTTAATACCGATATACAACGATGA
- a CDS encoding glycosyltransferase, with product MKIKLLVLTSHIPYPLNEGGKISQYVFAEKVQNMVDLHYVVVAYNEEMMTYAQQFREKLTAAQVHIIDRRSPKVGLFQMIKQFIWSSLNFISSIFRNRRNKEVAHVPYDDYERDAPFFTNLEPQLIDRVGQVITSVSPDLIQVEHNGFLNIVESLPQHIKKIFVEHEIQFARLESSKLPVTNFEIYKRNLTKTLELGLLAKYDYIFVFSEEDKIRLSQALADQVDIKVSPFPVQGTFFKQVQEADFDIQKVVFIGPEDHKPNYDAILWYRETIAQDIFEKTGLKTHVIGRWSEESINKLSTSYLVFDGFVEDIVAHNKNSLVIVPLRMGSGIRTKIIYSMAQNLPVISTSIGCEGLAVSNGKEILINDDINEFKHAMISLITDKERALKIACNGYKYVQENFSEQELVNKRFAFYRHILDVKKH from the coding sequence ATGAAAATTAAACTATTGGTGCTTACTTCGCATATCCCGTATCCTTTAAACGAAGGCGGAAAAATTTCGCAGTATGTGTTTGCCGAAAAAGTGCAAAATATGGTCGATCTTCATTATGTCGTTGTCGCTTATAATGAGGAGATGATGACATATGCACAACAATTTAGAGAAAAGTTGACCGCTGCTCAAGTGCACATTATTGATCGAAGATCACCGAAGGTAGGATTATTTCAGATGATAAAACAATTCATCTGGAGCTCTTTAAATTTTATAAGTTCTATTTTCAGAAATCGTAGAAATAAGGAAGTTGCACATGTCCCTTATGATGATTACGAGCGAGATGCGCCCTTTTTTACCAATTTAGAACCTCAGCTTATTGATCGAGTAGGTCAGGTTATTACGTCCGTATCTCCAGATCTTATTCAGGTCGAACATAATGGTTTTTTAAATATCGTGGAATCTCTACCTCAGCATATCAAAAAAATATTTGTTGAGCACGAGATTCAGTTTGCTCGGTTAGAATCATCCAAACTACCCGTTACAAATTTCGAAATTTATAAAAGAAATCTAACAAAAACCTTAGAATTAGGCCTTTTAGCTAAGTACGATTATATATTTGTGTTTAGTGAAGAAGACAAAATCAGATTGTCACAAGCATTAGCAGATCAAGTTGACATCAAAGTATCCCCTTTTCCTGTTCAAGGTACTTTCTTTAAGCAAGTTCAGGAAGCTGATTTTGATATTCAGAAGGTGGTTTTTATAGGTCCCGAAGATCATAAACCCAATTACGATGCTATATTATGGTATCGAGAGACCATTGCACAAGATATTTTTGAAAAAACAGGACTTAAAACTCATGTCATAGGGAGATGGAGTGAAGAATCTATCAATAAACTGTCGACATCTTATTTAGTTTTTGATGGTTTTGTAGAGGATATAGTGGCACATAATAAAAACAGTTTGGTTATTGTTCCTTTACGAATGGGCAGTGGTATTAGAACAAAGATTATTTATTCAATGGCGCAAAATCTACCGGTCATTTCCACTTCCATTGGATGTGAAGGTTTAGCCGTCAGCAATGGAAAGGAAATATTAATAAATGATGATATTAATGAATTTAAACATGCGATGATTTCATTAATTACTGATAAGGAACGTGCTTTAAAAATTGCTTGTAATGGTTATAAATATGTTCAGGAGAATTTCTCAGAACAAGAATTAGTAAATAAGAGATTTGCGTTTTATCGTCATATTTTGGATGTTAAAAAGCATTAA
- a CDS encoding glycosyltransferase family 2 protein encodes MPTVSVIIPNYNHAQYLEQRIDSVLNQTYQDYEVIILDDCSPDNSKEIIDKYRYHPKVSHIIFNEENSGTTFKQWQRGIELAKGEWIWIAESDDWCEANFLEEIIGQELSKDVSIAYAQTYIYFENTQVVYANFEGKGFSTIMAGKDFIESKMLPFNGIWNASQALFRRDYYLQVSEQYLAYRFCGDWIFWIEMALMGQVYVNSKFLSYFRKHDKDVTSSASKSGMRYIEELHALVYFNVILKGLPSTNNSFYTHYCNFLLHKGHMTETDRRYLTAQYARYLPFKKRLMGSIKLFIKKGLGRGTS; translated from the coding sequence ATGCCCACAGTTTCTGTCATTATACCCAATTATAATCATGCTCAATATCTTGAACAGCGTATTGATTCTGTTTTAAATCAGACGTATCAAGATTATGAGGTCATTATCTTGGACGATTGTTCTCCAGATAACAGCAAAGAAATCATTGATAAATACCGTTATCATCCGAAAGTTTCGCATATCATTTTTAATGAAGAGAATTCTGGAACAACTTTTAAACAATGGCAGAGAGGAATTGAACTTGCAAAGGGAGAGTGGATCTGGATTGCTGAAAGCGATGACTGGTGTGAAGCTAATTTTTTAGAAGAGATTATTGGCCAGGAATTAAGTAAAGATGTGTCGATCGCTTATGCTCAGACCTACATTTATTTTGAAAATACGCAGGTGGTTTATGCTAATTTCGAAGGTAAGGGCTTTTCCACAATTATGGCTGGGAAAGATTTTATTGAGTCTAAAATGCTTCCGTTTAATGGGATTTGGAATGCCAGTCAGGCCTTATTTAGACGTGATTATTACTTACAAGTTTCCGAACAGTATCTTGCATACAGATTTTGTGGCGATTGGATTTTTTGGATAGAAATGGCTTTGATGGGACAGGTTTATGTCAACAGCAAGTTTCTGTCTTATTTTCGCAAACATGATAAAGATGTGACCTCTTCCGCTTCCAAGTCCGGCATGAGGTATATAGAAGAACTCCATGCTTTGGTCTATTTTAATGTTATTCTAAAAGGATTGCCCAGCACCAATAATAGCTTTTACACGCATTATTGCAATTTTTTATTACATAAGGGACATATGACTGAGACAGACCGCCGGTATTTGACGGCTCAGTATGCACGATATCTTCCTTTTAAAAAGCGGCTTATGGGTAGTATTAAATTATTTATCAAGAAAGGGTTAGGGCGTGGTACATCATAG
- a CDS encoding glycosyltransferase family 2 protein, with translation MVHHSELADKITTGLVSVIVPVYNVERYLKHCVDSIVGQTYTHLEIILVDDGSPDGCGAICDYYAELDSRIQVIHKTNGGLSDARNAGIHRAKGEFIAFVDSDDLVHPQFIEILISQIGDADIAMCTYQEFEDAVEVSHISHINSVSYSGQQMNNMLYDKTYRVSPIVAWNKLYRTALWKDLSYPKGRLHEDEFIIHHIYDRVDSVIFMAINLYFYRIRGGSIMSQVSFKGVQDYYDALENRKKYFLDKGNNKLVFETNACQKNLFLYKEVTSRFHLWNTWRFSAILTEALPFKLKLHLLLKKVSISLYHYYLKSRSS, from the coding sequence GTGGTACATCATAGTGAATTAGCAGATAAAATTACTACAGGCTTGGTTTCTGTCATAGTTCCAGTATACAATGTTGAGCGTTATTTGAAGCATTGTGTAGATTCTATTGTGGGCCAAACCTATACTCATTTAGAGATTATTTTAGTCGATGATGGTTCTCCAGACGGTTGTGGTGCTATTTGTGATTATTACGCGGAGCTAGATTCTCGTATACAGGTTATTCACAAGACCAATGGCGGCTTATCCGATGCAAGAAATGCAGGTATTCATCGCGCAAAAGGTGAATTTATAGCATTTGTGGACAGTGATGATCTTGTTCATCCGCAATTTATAGAAATTTTGATTTCACAGATTGGCGATGCCGACATAGCGATGTGTACTTATCAGGAATTTGAAGATGCGGTGGAAGTATCGCATATTAGCCATATCAATTCGGTTTCGTATTCTGGACAACAGATGAATAATATGTTGTATGATAAGACTTATCGTGTATCTCCGATTGTAGCTTGGAATAAATTGTATAGAACTGCGCTTTGGAAAGATTTAAGTTATCCAAAAGGACGATTGCATGAAGACGAATTTATTATTCATCACATTTATGATCGCGTAGATAGCGTTATATTTATGGCTATTAACCTTTATTTCTATCGTATCAGAGGAGGGAGTATTATGTCTCAAGTCAGTTTTAAAGGTGTACAAGATTATTATGATGCCTTGGAGAACCGAAAAAAATATTTTCTAGATAAGGGTAATAACAAGCTGGTTTTTGAAACTAACGCCTGTCAAAAGAATTTGTTTTTATATAAAGAAGTAACAAGCCGATTTCATCTTTGGAACACCTGGAGATTTTCTGCCATTTTAACGGAGGCGTTACCTTTTAAATTGAAATTGCATTTACTTTTAAAGAAGGTTTCCATTTCACTTTATCATTATTATCTAAAATCAAGGAGTAGCTGA